The region GATAAGAAAGTTAAATCAGGAACATATCTAGCACATATCATAGCAGAATCGGAATTTGGAAAATGGGAGTGGAATCAGGAGTTTAAGATCACTACCCAAGTAGCCCAAGAGCTTAATGAGGGGGCTGTTCAGAAGAAGCTACCAAGTTGGCTTTATTGGCTAATAGCAGTCGGTATTTTAGTCTTATTAATTATTGGTTACCTAATTTATAAAGTTAAGAAGTTGTCTCAGGCAACTAAAATTGCTGACGAAAAATAAAAGCAAGGGAGCCACATTAGAGTGGTTCCCTTGCTTTTTGTAATTTTTGAGTATAGATTTTTGTAAGTTTGACCATCAAGTCTTCCATAGCAGTAATCGAATTGGTATCAACGAAGATAAATCCTGACTTGTCTTTAGGCGTTTCGATAAAAAAATCAGTAATAATAATATCCGCATGGTTAATATTATCTAAATAGCAGATAATATCTTTAGAAAAGAGTTGTTCCAATCGTTTTTTTAAGTATAATTCAAAAGAAATTTGGTATTTAAAATCAATAAACAAGTTGAGGGTAGTTGCTTTTGTTTCACGTAAGGCTGTATAGATGCCACTAGTAAAAAGTGAGTGGTTTTGAACGAAAATCAGTTTATTTTTATCACTAACAAAAGGGATTCGAAGCGAAAGATTTTGTTTAATTTTGTTTAATTCAGGTTGGTCAGAAATATAGAAGCCATGTACACGATCAGTCTGAAGGGTAAAGAGATCAGTAAAATTATAGTCGAGCAATCTTAAATATAGAAAAGACATAATACTTTGATAAACATAATGATAATAATCATCACTATCAAGTTGAATTTTAGGGAAAAGTTCAGTTCTAATAAAATCTAATAGATTTAAAGCGTCTTTAGTAATACTATTTGAAACCTTTAAAAATAATTTGGCTAGGGCGATCCGATCATCTAAGCTATCTATCTTAGGACAGAGTATTCGCGTTAATAAATTGAGAAAAAGAAGCTCTGTATCGGAATAAGGATGTCCTTCAGCTTTAATAACATTTTTATAAGAGGTTAAAATAAGTAACAACTCATTGACTTCACTGTCAGTAATATCAATCTTAGAATCGGAAAGTGGCTGATCAAGTATTGTTTGGGCAACGTAAGCCAATCGATTAGTTTGCAGCGTATTTAAATGAGATAAATGCGTTGACTCGTAATAATAATCACCTTTAGTCACTTCAAGTAGGACATCATGAGTGGGATCAAATCGCCATAGTGCCAATTTCAATCCGATTATAAACACCACGACATTTAGCTCAGGTCCCTCTAGAGACAGCATTTTTTGGCGTTGAGTTAGGGAAACTGAAGTACGCCACATATATTGATTGATTTCTTTTATTAATTTATTGAGGTAACTGTAAGAAATATGCAATTCATTTAATATCATCTCGACTTCTAAGGGATTTTGATAAGAGAGCATCAAAAGAATTTTAAAGGTTGTGGATTGATTGATGTAAAATTTTAAGGTCGCCATGAAGACATTATGATTAGACTGATTAGTTGGATTAACTAAGGTTAAATGATAACCATCAGATACTAACTCGAGCTTTTCGTCAAAAAATAAGGTTAAATCGTGATTCAAATTGTTGAGATAGCGATTGAATGAGCTTTTAGAAATAGTTAATTGTTCTTGAATGTCTGGAACTGTTTTTTTTTTATTTGAAAGAGCCGATCCCAAGACGACAATTTGATTGTATTCATTTTTTTTTACTAATAAATCTAACATACGCTAGCTCCTTTATTAAGTTTTATAGGCTTATTTATTATAGGCTAAGAAAACTATTAATGCAAAGAAGGTGGGACTGTTATTAAAAAAAGTAAGACAACAGTTAGCAATGTTTGGTTATCTGGCTTTTAGCAATTGCTATTAGTTAAAAGGATTGCTGTTATTTTTTTGTAAAAAGTTACTGGCTCTAAAAAAAAAGAGCAGGCAAGAAAATAAAGTAGTTGTAAATATCTTGATAGTTAATTTCAAAAAAATTCAAGTATAATAATCTCATATTTGTAAAGCCAGTGGCGTTTTGTAAAAAAAACAAAACACAGGACAATAAACAATAATGGGGGAGAGATTATTATGAAAAGAAGTACTCTATTTTTATCAGCTGTGTTATTTTCAACAGTTTTATTATCTGAAGGAGGGCAAGCGGCTGAAGTAGGCGGAGACGTTTCAGAAGCGACTAGCGCTATGACGGTTAAAAAACCAGATAAGTCTATTGTCATTCCGAATACGAAGACAGATCGTATCACCAATTTAACAACGCAAGGCAAGGAGTTACATGCAGGTGATGTCATCGAATTTGAGAGCAGTTTTAAAGTAGATTATAATTTACCAGGCATCAATACACAAAATTTTTCACATGCTGCACATGAATTTATGTGGGGGACACAAGGTATTGGTAAAATGAAATACGTACCAGGTAGCCTTGAAATGCGTACAGAAGGTGGGATGCAAATTGGGAGTGATTGGAAAAAATATAAATCAGTCTCAGATGACCATGTGACGACAGAAGATCAAGGCATTAAACTTTTTGATTTAGGGAGTGTAGGTGGTTCACAAACGAGACATTATCGTTTTAGAGTAGAATTACTTGAAGGTGTAAAAAATCTAGCGGTGACTGCCACAGATATTATTAAACGTGATGAAATTAAGTATCCTGATTTTAACGAAGATTCAACGACTGTGACTGAAAACTTAACGATTAGTGACTACAAGTCAGTTATCAGTCCAGATAAATCAGGTGAACAATTGAAAAATTTAACTTCACCAGGCCAACCTATTGAAAAAGGTGATATTTTTGAATATGAAAGCAGTTTTGCATTCCGTAAGTTAGAAGGTTCTAAGGAAACAACAAATGGCTTTATTCATAGTCAACATGAATTGAATTGGGGTGAAAAAGGCAGTGGGGTTGTTGAATACGTCCCAAATACATTTGAAACTCGTATTACAGGTGGTATGATGGTAGGCGATGAGTGGAAACAATATCGTGCTGTAGACGATTCACATATTACCTTAAATGATGATAGCTTATTAGTTAAGGATGTGAACAATAAGTATCATCCTAGTCTTATTCAATCTAGTCAAAACCGTCATTATCGTTTCCAAATGAAAGCTTTAAAACCAATTGATAAATTAACGTTAACGGCAACTGACACTGTGGAACGAGATGCTTCAAAATATATTGGTCACTTAAAAGATAGTGTCTCAATAGAAACTGATTTAAAAATTAATAAAAGCAAAAGAGATATTCAGCCTGAGTGGCAGTCAGATAAAGTCTATAATGAGGGCGATTTAGTCTCATATAAGGGACATACTTACAAAGCTAAATGGTGGACAAAAGGCGATAAACCTAATGCAAGTGATGCTTGGGAACAAATTGAAGTAGAAGGTGAACAGCCAGCAGAATGGTCTGGGTTAAAAGCTTACCAATTAGGTGATAAAGTAACATATAAAGGACATATCTATGAAGCTAATTATTGGAGTAAAGGATCAACGCCTGACGGAAATCCTGCTTGGAAATTAATTAAGTAACATTTAAAAAATAAGGTGACCCTCTTAAGAGGGTCACCTTATTTTTATTACGGGTGATTGTTAATCCTATAAGTAAAAAAGCAAGTGAGAAAATATCACTTGCTTTTTTTAGGCTTCAGTAGCCATAATTTTGTGGTTAAATGTTTTGGTGATCATAGCCAACAGGTTATCTAGAGATTGGCTAGAATTAGTATCCACGAAAGTAAATAATTTTGTATCCTGTGGGACCTTGATAATATGGTCCGTCACAATAATATCTGTTTTATCTGAATTATGAGTGAAAATGAGGGCTGATTCAGAAAAGATATCACGTAAACGATTTTGTAAAAAATATTCGAAGGATAGACGGTACATAAAATCAAAGCTAATGGTGACAGAGGTATAACGGTAGCTACGGATTGCAGTATAAGTCGAATCGATGAATAAGGCACGATTTGAAATAATTGCTACTTTGTTAACGGTATTAATGTCAGAAAAATTATTAGGATTATTAAAATACGTGACTAATTCATTATAAACAGGTTGGTCTTTAGCAGCTAAGTCAAAGATATGGGCATGTTTAAGTTTAAAGAGGATTTTAAAGTCAGATCCAAATAATCTAGCATAAATAAGGTGAAGATGAGCAATATAGATAAATTCAAAATATTCATTTGAATTCAAGTCCATATTATCAATAAAACGCTCAATAATAGTATTAACAAAAGTCACAACATCTTTAGAAAAATTTGTTCGTGATTTAGCGAGTTTCATTCCAATTTGACGTTTAGTAGCAGGTGTTTCCAGTTGAGAAGACATCACTCGTGGTAGTAAGTTAGAAAAAAGGCGCATATCTTGTGAATAATTAGGAATATCTGGTGTATCGACAATCAAATCAGAAAGTGAGGTAATTGTTTCGAGTGCTTCTTTTATTTCAGGATCCATAATTTTAATATTAGTGAGATGTTCACTTCTTTTTTTGAAAATATGATGAAGTTCATTCATACGTGAGAGTTGAATGCTATTGAGATCAGAAAGGGTATGGTCTCTGACTAAATCAATCAAGTCAGGAAATTGATGCTTGCAAATACAAGGTAGCGTTTCAATTTTATTAAAATATTGGCGAATTAAAAATTCTAAAAATAAAATATGCGTCTCTGGCCCTGAAAAAAAGATTTGTTTGTTACGTTGAATAATTTGGACCTCGCATATTGTAAAATATTCATTAATCGATTTGATTATTTTGTTGAAATAACTTTGAGAAATATTTAAGGAGTCGATGAGAGTATCGGTTGCTTGTTTATTTCTAAATAATAAGGCTTTGAGCGTTTGATAAACCGTGGACTCATTTAAAAATTTTGATAGTATTTGGTTAAATAAGGTGTAAATAGGCAAGTCATTGGGATTATTTAAACAAATAGTATCCCCTTTAATCGTAACAAACACAGATTTTGAGGTATCAAACTCTTGAATATCTGTATTAATATTTCGAATATAGCGAGTTAGGGTAAAAGAGGTTAAATCCAGTTTTTTTTCAAGAATATCTTTAGGTAAGGTGCATTCGCTAATTGCTGAACCTAGGATTACTATCTGGTTATACTCATTTTTTTTTATTAGTAAATCTAACATTGTCAATCTCCTTTAGTAATAAATTCGTTGGTGAATTTATTTTAGTGTTCATTAAATGATTATATTGTTAAATAAAGATTATTTTTTATCTTAAAAAGAGTCGGTAAAATCAAAATAGTGTAATAAAAGTTTGTGAAGTATTGTTTTTATATAAAAACAATAAAGACTTATCCTGACTATTTTTTTTAAAAAAAGAATAAACACAATAAAAATGAGATAAAAGTCTTTATTTCTGGGATTTCTATTTTAAATAGTTGGTTAAATAAAAAAAGGGTTGACTAGAACAGGATCAAAGTAAGTTATTTGAGAAAAACGAAAATGAAATATATCTCCAAAATTGTTTTTACAAAAGCAAATTAAAATAAGAAATGTTACTTAAATAAAAATATAATAAAGTAGTGCTCTAAAAAGTAAA is a window of Vagococcus intermedius DNA encoding:
- a CDS encoding helix-turn-helix domain-containing protein, whose product is MLDLLVKKNEYNQIVVLGSALSNKKKTVPDIQEQLTISKSSFNRYLNNLNHDLTLFFDEKLELVSDGYHLTLVNPTNQSNHNVFMATLKFYINQSTTFKILLMLSYQNPLEVEMILNELHISYSYLNKLIKEINQYMWRTSVSLTQRQKMLSLEGPELNVVVFIIGLKLALWRFDPTHDVLLEVTKGDYYYESTHLSHLNTLQTNRLAYVAQTILDQPLSDSKIDITDSEVNELLLILTSYKNVIKAEGHPYSDTELLFLNLLTRILCPKIDSLDDRIALAKLFLKVSNSITKDALNLLDFIRTELFPKIQLDSDDYYHYVYQSIMSFLYLRLLDYNFTDLFTLQTDRVHGFYISDQPELNKIKQNLSLRIPFVSDKNKLIFVQNHSLFTSGIYTALRETKATTLNLFIDFKYQISFELYLKKRLEQLFSKDIICYLDNINHADIIITDFFIETPKDKSGFIFVDTNSITAMEDLMVKLTKIYTQKLQKAREPL
- a CDS encoding carbohydrate-binding protein, coding for MKRSTLFLSAVLFSTVLLSEGGQAAEVGGDVSEATSAMTVKKPDKSIVIPNTKTDRITNLTTQGKELHAGDVIEFESSFKVDYNLPGINTQNFSHAAHEFMWGTQGIGKMKYVPGSLEMRTEGGMQIGSDWKKYKSVSDDHVTTEDQGIKLFDLGSVGGSQTRHYRFRVELLEGVKNLAVTATDIIKRDEIKYPDFNEDSTTVTENLTISDYKSVISPDKSGEQLKNLTSPGQPIEKGDIFEYESSFAFRKLEGSKETTNGFIHSQHELNWGEKGSGVVEYVPNTFETRITGGMMVGDEWKQYRAVDDSHITLNDDSLLVKDVNNKYHPSLIQSSQNRHYRFQMKALKPIDKLTLTATDTVERDASKYIGHLKDSVSIETDLKINKSKRDIQPEWQSDKVYNEGDLVSYKGHTYKAKWWTKGDKPNASDAWEQIEVEGEQPAEWSGLKAYQLGDKVTYKGHIYEANYWSKGSTPDGNPAWKLIK
- a CDS encoding helix-turn-helix domain-containing protein; the encoded protein is MLDLLIKKNEYNQIVILGSAISECTLPKDILEKKLDLTSFTLTRYIRNINTDIQEFDTSKSVFVTIKGDTICLNNPNDLPIYTLFNQILSKFLNESTVYQTLKALLFRNKQATDTLIDSLNISQSYFNKIIKSINEYFTICEVQIIQRNKQIFFSGPETHILFLEFLIRQYFNKIETLPCICKHQFPDLIDLVRDHTLSDLNSIQLSRMNELHHIFKKRSEHLTNIKIMDPEIKEALETITSLSDLIVDTPDIPNYSQDMRLFSNLLPRVMSSQLETPATKRQIGMKLAKSRTNFSKDVVTFVNTIIERFIDNMDLNSNEYFEFIYIAHLHLIYARLFGSDFKILFKLKHAHIFDLAAKDQPVYNELVTYFNNPNNFSDINTVNKVAIISNRALFIDSTYTAIRSYRYTSVTISFDFMYRLSFEYFLQNRLRDIFSESALIFTHNSDKTDIIVTDHIIKVPQDTKLFTFVDTNSSQSLDNLLAMITKTFNHKIMATEA